Proteins encoded in a region of the Persephonella sp. genome:
- a CDS encoding Hsp20/alpha crystallin family protein, whose amino-acid sequence MPALNVVKPPVDIIEEADRFIVIVDLPGVEPEDVEIKGYDNYIQISGIKRPICAGNYLLMERFSGKFNRKIYFKTGVDLSKATARLKNGVLTIHIPKSEGKIYYSTTTIIIRR is encoded by the coding sequence ATGCCGGCTTTAAATGTTGTAAAACCACCTGTGGATATAATTGAGGAGGCTGACAGATTTATAGTTATAGTTGACCTTCCGGGAGTTGAGCCTGAAGATGTTGAGATAAAAGGATACGACAACTACATACAGATAAGCGGGATCAAAAGACCGATCTGTGCAGGGAATTATTTGCTTATGGAAAGATTTTCGGGAAAGTTTAACAGAAAAATTTATTTTAAGACAGGTGTGGATCTGTCAAAAGCAACAGCCAGATTAAAAAATGGTGTATTAACAATACATATACCTAAGTCTGAAGGAAAAATATACTACTCAACCACCACAATAATAATCAGGAGGTAA
- the lon gene encoding endopeptidase La, protein MLQPFEDEQLEIPIPEELPLLPVRDLVIFPYMVFPIFVGRSFSIKAIEEAIENYDRYIFLALQKDKDIEEPGGKDLYQIGTVATILRMMRLDDDRIKILVQGVSRGKIEELRKEADLYKVKISVFEEKESYGENIEVEALKHSIKDLIDKAVGLGKQIIPDLLDIIKSVEEPGKLADLVASILDIKSEEAQKILEITDPLERLRKVHDLLLKEVGLLEIQHKIRTAARESMEKDQREYFLRQQIKAIQEELGEKDERQEEIEQYRKKIEEAQMPEEVKKEAEKQLKRLEKMHPDSAEAGVIRTYLDWLVELPWNKRTKDRIDLKRAKKVLDEDHYDLEKVKERILEYLAVQKLKKEKSIKGPILCFVGPPGVGKTSLGKSIARALGRKFVRQSLGGVRDEAEIRGHRRTYVGALPGRIIQGIKQAGTKNPVFMLDEVDKLASDFRGDPASALLEVLDPEQNREFTDHYLGVPFDLSEVIFICTANRIDTIPRPLLDRMEVIRIPGYSEEEKLHIAKNYLIPRQLKETGLKPRYVEFTDAGLKFLIRHYTREAGVRSLERQINAVLRKIAKEIAITGKKKKYRITKSLVKKFLGAPLYMPEKEKEDEIGVVTGLAWTEIGGEILKIEATRMPGKGQLILTGSLGDVMKESAMTALSYVKSKADEYKIDPKDFQKYDVHVHVPAGAIPKDGPSAGISIATAICSLFTQLPVRADVAMTGEITLRGKILPVGGLKEKILAAKRAGIKDVILPKDNKDEVMEDLPPFARKDINLIFVDHIDDVFKIAIRDFEKRLKQKKSRRKSN, encoded by the coding sequence ATGCTGCAGCCGTTTGAGGACGAACAGTTAGAGATACCTATCCCGGAGGAACTTCCCCTTCTTCCAGTAAGAGACCTTGTTATATTTCCATACATGGTGTTTCCCATATTCGTTGGAAGATCCTTTTCAATAAAAGCCATAGAAGAGGCTATTGAAAATTATGACAGGTATATATTCCTTGCTCTGCAAAAAGATAAGGACATAGAAGAACCTGGAGGAAAAGATCTTTACCAGATAGGAACTGTTGCCACTATTCTTAGAATGATGAGGCTTGATGATGACAGGATAAAAATTCTGGTTCAGGGAGTATCAAGAGGAAAGATTGAGGAGCTGAGAAAAGAGGCTGATCTTTACAAGGTCAAAATCTCTGTTTTTGAAGAAAAGGAAAGTTATGGGGAAAATATTGAGGTAGAAGCACTGAAACACTCAATCAAAGATCTTATAGACAAAGCTGTTGGACTTGGAAAGCAAATAATTCCGGATCTTCTTGACATAATAAAATCTGTTGAAGAACCCGGTAAACTTGCTGACCTTGTTGCCTCAATCCTTGATATAAAATCAGAAGAGGCTCAAAAAATACTTGAGATCACAGATCCCTTAGAAAGGCTCAGAAAGGTTCACGATCTTCTTCTCAAAGAGGTTGGACTTTTAGAGATACAGCACAAGATAAGAACGGCAGCAAGAGAATCTATGGAGAAAGACCAGAGGGAGTACTTTTTAAGACAGCAGATAAAGGCAATTCAAGAAGAACTTGGGGAAAAGGATGAAAGACAGGAAGAGATTGAGCAATACAGGAAAAAGATAGAAGAAGCTCAGATGCCTGAAGAGGTTAAAAAAGAGGCAGAAAAACAGCTTAAAAGACTTGAAAAGATGCACCCAGACTCGGCAGAAGCAGGTGTTATAAGAACTTACCTTGACTGGCTTGTTGAACTTCCATGGAACAAAAGAACAAAAGACAGAATTGATCTAAAACGAGCAAAAAAAGTTCTTGATGAGGATCACTACGACCTTGAAAAAGTTAAAGAAAGGATACTTGAATACCTTGCCGTTCAAAAGCTAAAAAAAGAAAAAAGCATAAAAGGACCTATTCTCTGCTTTGTTGGACCTCCAGGGGTTGGTAAAACATCTCTTGGAAAATCAATAGCAAGGGCACTGGGAAGAAAGTTTGTAAGGCAGTCCCTTGGAGGCGTCAGAGACGAAGCAGAGATAAGAGGGCACAGAAGAACTTATGTTGGGGCACTTCCCGGAAGGATCATACAGGGAATAAAACAGGCGGGGACAAAAAATCCCGTATTTATGCTTGATGAGGTTGATAAACTTGCCTCAGACTTTAGAGGAGATCCTGCATCTGCACTTCTTGAGGTTCTTGATCCTGAACAGAATAGAGAGTTTACAGATCATTATCTTGGAGTTCCTTTTGATCTTTCTGAAGTGATATTTATATGCACAGCAAACAGGATAGACACTATACCAAGACCTTTACTGGACAGAATGGAAGTTATCAGAATTCCCGGATACTCTGAGGAAGAGAAACTCCATATAGCAAAAAACTATCTAATACCAAGACAGCTTAAAGAAACAGGACTGAAACCCAGATATGTAGAATTTACAGATGCAGGGCTAAAGTTCCTGATAAGACACTACACAAGGGAAGCAGGTGTAAGAAGCTTAGAGAGACAGATAAATGCTGTTTTAAGGAAAATAGCAAAAGAAATAGCCATAACAGGAAAAAAGAAAAAATACAGAATAACAAAATCACTTGTTAAAAAGTTTCTTGGTGCTCCCCTTTATATGCCAGAAAAGGAAAAAGAAGACGAGATTGGAGTTGTTACAGGTCTTGCATGGACAGAGATTGGAGGAGAGATACTGAAAATAGAAGCCACAAGGATGCCCGGGAAAGGACAGCTCATACTTACAGGTTCTCTTGGCGATGTTATGAAAGAATCTGCAATGACGGCTCTTTCTTATGTAAAATCAAAAGCTGATGAGTATAAAATAGATCCAAAAGATTTCCAGAAATATGATGTTCATGTTCACGTTCCTGCCGGAGCAATACCAAAAGATGGTCCTTCAGCAGGCATATCAATAGCAACAGCAATTTGCTCACTGTTCACACAGCTTCCTGTTAGGGCTGATGTTGCCATGACAGGTGAGATAACATTGAGAGGAAAGATTCTCCCTGTAGGTGGTCTAAAAGAAAAAATACTGGCAGCAAAAAGGGCAGGAATAAAAGATGTGATACTACCAAAGGACAACAAAGATGAGGTTATGGAAGATCTACCACCTTTTGCAAGAAAAGATATAAATCTTATATTTGTTGATCATATAGATGATGTGTTCAAAATAGCCATAAGAGACTTTGAGAAAAGATTAAAACAGAAAAAATCCAGAAGGAAGTCTAATTGA
- a CDS encoding N-acetyltransferase, whose translation MIRKATVKDGEKIFNILQTFAIQGVLLPRSLNNIYENIRDFFVYEENGEIVGIGSLHVFWEDLAEIKSLAILPQHQNKGIGKKIVKHCLKEAKQLGVEKVFALTYLPEFFQKLGFEIVDKSEFPQKVWTECIHCVKFNDCKEIPVMIRIK comes from the coding sequence TTGATAAGAAAAGCAACAGTAAAAGATGGGGAAAAAATTTTTAACATACTCCAGACATTTGCCATTCAGGGTGTTCTCCTGCCCAGAAGCCTGAACAACATATACGAAAACATAAGGGATTTTTTTGTTTATGAAGAAAATGGGGAGATCGTTGGGATAGGTTCTCTCCATGTCTTCTGGGAAGATCTTGCAGAGATAAAATCCCTTGCCATTCTACCCCAGCACCAGAATAAAGGAATAGGAAAAAAGATAGTCAAGCACTGTCTAAAAGAAGCAAAACAGTTAGGTGTAGAAAAGGTTTTCGCACTTACATACCTTCCTGAATTTTTTCAAAAGCTTGGATTTGAGATTGTGGATAAATCAGAGTTTCCACAAAAGGTATGGACAGAATGTATCCACTGCGTAAAATTCAACGACTGTAAAGAAATACCTGTTATGATAAGAATAAAATGA
- a CDS encoding histidine phosphatase family protein — MKNIILVRHGESEYNAKRIVQGHIDTDLTPAGIVQARLTAEYLKGFSIQKIISSDLRRAYRTAVIIGDVLDLPVKKDSRIREMSFGQWEGRSYEQIFKTDYETFQRWLQNPVACPLPSQEDMRRFEERIRSFYQDILKLEEKNILVVGHGGSVQGILCIACGIGMENLWSLKHSNTGISVLQVSNPEVSIKLLNSTAHLEGYINKENPIM, encoded by the coding sequence ATGAAAAATATAATACTTGTCAGGCACGGGGAAAGTGAATACAACGCAAAAAGGATTGTGCAGGGACATATTGACACCGACCTTACCCCTGCAGGCATTGTTCAGGCAAGGCTGACAGCTGAATATCTGAAGGGGTTCAGTATCCAGAAGATAATCAGCTCTGACCTTAGAAGAGCCTACAGAACAGCTGTAATAATCGGAGATGTTCTGGATCTGCCGGTAAAAAAAGACAGCAGGATAAGGGAGATGAGCTTCGGACAGTGGGAAGGCAGAAGCTACGAGCAGATCTTTAAAACAGACTACGAAACCTTTCAAAGATGGCTTCAAAACCCTGTAGCATGTCCCCTTCCATCTCAGGAAGATATGAGAAGGTTTGAGGAAAGAATAAGATCTTTTTATCAGGACATTTTAAAGCTTGAAGAAAAAAATATACTTGTTGTTGGACATGGAGGATCTGTTCAGGGGATATTATGCATCGCATGTGGTATAGGAATGGAAAACCTGTGGTCGCTGAAACATTCAAACACAGGAATATCAGTTTTACAGGTCTCAAACCCTGAAGTTTCAATAAAACTCCTTAACTCAACCGCACATCTTGAAGGCTACATAAACAAAGAAAACCCTATTATGTAA
- a CDS encoding carboxymuconolactone decarboxylase family protein, with translation MAENNDTKIDMELYYKRFLALFEEVKKDYPKFVESFMGFFKATEGPGVLDKKTKELISIALSVKSQCPYCIAFHVKNAVAEGATRAEIIESAMVATLMGGGPCVAYMKYVFDACDQFGAK, from the coding sequence ATGGCTGAAAACAACGATACAAAAATTGATATGGAGCTTTATTACAAAAGATTTCTTGCTTTGTTTGAGGAGGTAAAGAAGGATTATCCAAAGTTTGTAGAGTCTTTTATGGGATTTTTTAAAGCAACAGAAGGACCCGGAGTTTTGGACAAAAAGACAAAAGAGCTAATCTCAATAGCCCTTTCTGTAAAATCACAGTGTCCCTACTGTATAGCATTCCATGTTAAAAATGCTGTAGCAGAAGGAGCAACAAGGGCTGAGATAATTGAGTCTGCAATGGTTGCTACTCTTATGGGAGGTGGTCCATGCGTTGCTTACATGAAGTATGTTTTTGATGCATGTGATCAGTTTGGTGCGAAATGA
- the ispD gene encoding 2-C-methyl-D-erythritol 4-phosphate cytidylyltransferase, whose protein sequence is MKVVAVLLAAGSGRRFGEKKQFVKLKGEPVFQYSINTVNKIDVITDLILVLPEEDIDRVKVFSFKNVIKVAGGRERQESVFNALKKVEDADIVVVHDTARPFATEKMFLDSIKNVKDGWDGSITALKARDTIKEVKGNKVIKTLNRENLYIIQTPQTFVFSKLFDAHKKAKEKGIFGTDDSYLMEMENYRITINEGSVLNFKITTREDILLANCLIRSKSTL, encoded by the coding sequence ATGAAAGTGGTAGCTGTTTTACTGGCTGCAGGTTCAGGAAGAAGGTTTGGTGAAAAAAAGCAGTTTGTAAAGCTAAAAGGAGAACCTGTTTTTCAGTATTCAATCAATACAGTAAACAAAATAGACGTGATAACAGATCTAATTCTGGTTTTACCTGAGGAGGATATAGACAGGGTAAAGGTCTTTTCATTTAAAAATGTTATTAAGGTTGCCGGTGGAAGGGAAAGGCAGGAATCTGTATTTAATGCCCTTAAAAAAGTAGAAGACGCAGATATTGTTGTTGTTCATGATACGGCAAGACCTTTCGCTACCGAGAAGATGTTTTTAGATAGTATAAAAAATGTGAAAGATGGGTGGGACGGTAGTATTACAGCCTTAAAAGCGAGGGATACAATAAAGGAAGTCAAAGGAAATAAAGTAATAAAAACATTAAACAGGGAAAACCTATATATTATCCAGACTCCCCAGACATTTGTTTTTTCAAAACTTTTTGATGCCCATAAAAAAGCAAAAGAAAAGGGTATTTTTGGAACTGATGACTCATATCTCATGGAGATGGAGAACTACAGGATAACCATAAATGAAGGTTCTGTTTTGAATTTTAAGATAACAACAAGGGAGGATATACTGCTGGCAAACTGTTTAATAAGATCAAAAAGCACTTTATAA
- a CDS encoding response regulator transcription factor, producing MRVLMIEDDPILGESLEEYLKDNGIEVHWIQDDREIEYIYNFDQYDVIVLDLMLKYRKGEDILRELRGKNINTPVLILTAKSNIKDKEICFNLGADDYLTKPFNPKELLLRINALTKRKHIDETLKIGDVEINLSSKTLTKKGKEIKLSKTAWELLYYLIRNRGSVVETERILNHVWGDKPVGDEIVRTYIKELRKILPKDAIKTYKGRGYKLE from the coding sequence ATGAGAGTCTTAATGATAGAAGATGATCCAATCTTAGGGGAGAGTCTTGAGGAATATCTGAAAGACAATGGGATTGAAGTCCACTGGATTCAGGACGATAGAGAGATTGAGTATATCTACAATTTTGACCAGTATGATGTGATAGTTCTTGATCTTATGCTCAAATACAGAAAAGGGGAAGACATTTTAAGGGAACTCAGAGGAAAAAATATAAATACCCCCGTTTTAATCCTTACGGCTAAATCTAATATAAAAGACAAAGAGATATGTTTCAATCTTGGTGCAGATGATTATCTGACAAAACCTTTTAACCCTAAAGAGCTTCTACTCAGGATAAACGCCCTTACAAAAAGAAAACATATAGATGAAACGCTGAAAATAGGCGATGTTGAGATAAACCTCTCAAGCAAAACACTTACAAAAAAAGGAAAAGAGATAAAACTATCAAAAACCGCATGGGAACTGCTATACTATCTTATAAGAAACAGAGGCTCTGTTGTTGAGACAGAAAGAATTCTTAACCATGTGTGGGGAGACAAACCTGTCGGAGACGAGATCGTAAGAACATACATAAAAGAGCTCAGAAAAATTCTCCCTAAAGATGCCATAAAAACATACAAAGGGAGGGGATACAAATTAGAATAA